One stretch of Rhizoctonia solani chromosome 8, complete sequence DNA includes these proteins:
- a CDS encoding Retrotransposable element Tf2 protein has product MLNQPTETLKTLIDSGATSNFISPSIVEKYKIPKTLLKNPQVVRMLDGTISQTGCIWHQVQLAVSANGHSHTIPFLVCPIGNTPAILGMTWLTAEAPLIDWQQGLVSFPEQVQIASEEEADLDPLADLPPQYHKFAKVFGEEEFKVLPPHREYDISIDLVPDAKLSPGPIYGMTNAESKALKQHIEEELATGKIRPSTSSAGAPVMFVKKADGSLRLVVDYRKLNDVTHKNVYPLPRQDDLMAKLRHAKMFTKLDLCWGYNNVRIKEGDEWKTAFRTKYGLFKYLVMPFGLTNAPAAFQHFMNDLFRDLIDVTVVIYLDDILIFSEDPKKHPEHVREVLQRLMKNQLFCKLSKCHFHVTTVDYLGIVTSPAGFSMDQKKIEAVTSWPRPKTVKQVQAFLGFVNYLRRFIPNFSSVARPLHNLTKKETPWSWGSLEEVAFQELKSLVTRLPVLIHSNPDLPYYLETDALGVAMGAILSQQGPDNRLHPIAYMSKSFSGAKANYDTHDKELLAIIKALEEWQIFLEATDKPIQVFTDHRNLEYWMQARTFNRRHARWRIFLSDFNFEIHYCPGKQSGKPDALSRRLDYIDTTPEPEVMLPAEVFANTSEEELEIVTEIRAKLREDPSLDPIIQFLTEDADNAPPSICKAYRDYDWEEDLLWYRGKLVVPDLETLKEQLLKEFHDSPLAGHPGQQRTLELLSRNYWWPGMKSSAKEWVECCPTFQANRRAHAPVIALKPLEVPPFPFHTISYDFITGFPKSNGHDAILVVIDSFSKFGHFIPTSKKVTAKGLADLFITHVWKLHGLPVKTISDRGTTFTGKFLRALYQRLGVKPAFSSAYHPESDRQTERVNQFIKFYLRSYVAADHSDWATWLPLAEYAYNNAKHAATGKTPFKLVYGRNPVMNPSNVPANVPEADAVADTLAQEWKEAKSALRMSKEWMARDKGIIPEYSIGEKVWLDGKNVELRTNSNKLDPKRLGPFKIIEKVSSHAYRLELPETLKIHDVFYVGLISRVHESPNQPFPEQPPPETIEGEEEYEVEQIIDSKRQRGKWFYLIKWRGYGPEDNSWEPKELLEHSQEEIKRFNQARLRKACDAAKSL; this is encoded by the coding sequence ATGTTGAATCAACCGACGGAAACCCTCAAAACTCTCAtcgactcaggagccacgtcaaactttatctccccctcaattgtggaaaaatacaaaatcccaaaaaccctactcaaaaatccacaagtagtgagaatgctagatggtactatatctcagactggttgcatttggcaccaggttcaactcgcggtctcggccaatggccactccCACACtatccctttccttgtttgccccataggcaacacaccggccatcctaggcatgacatggttaacggcagaagctcctttaatcgattggcaacagggactagtatccttccctgaacaagttcaaattgcctccgaagaagaagcggacttagatcctttagcagacctcccccctcagtaccacaagtttgctaaagtctttggcgaagaggaattcaaggtcctccctccacacagggagtatgacatctccaTTGACCTTGTCCCTGATGCCAAGCTCTCCCCTGGACCAATTTATGGTATGACCAACGCCGAGTCCAAGGCCCTCAAGCAACATATTGAGGAAGAATTAGCcacaggcaaaatccgccccagtacctcctcagcaggcgccccggttaTGTTCgtcaaaaaggcagatggctctCTCAGATTGGTAGTCGACTataggaagttgaatgatgTCACGCATAAAAATGTCTACCCGCTCCCCAGgcaagatgacctcatggccaaattaaggcatgccaagatgttTACCAAACTAGACCTTTGTTGGGGTTATAATAACGTCAggattaaggaaggagatgagtggaagacggcctttaGGACCAAGTATGGGCTATTCAAATATctggtcatgccctttggtctcaccaatgccccggctgccttccaacatttcatgaatgacttgttcagagacctcatcgacgtcacagtggtgatctacttggatgacatcctcaTCTTTTCAGAGGATCCCAAAAAGCATCCAGAACACGTTAGGGAAGTCCTACAGAGACTAATGAAAAACCAGTTATTCTGCAAGCTCTCGAAgtgtcacttccatgtcactacCGTCgattaccttggcattgtcacATCCCCtgcaggcttctccatggaccagaagaagattgaggccgtTACATCATGGCCCCGACctaaaacagtcaaacaggtccaggccttcctaggattcGTGAACTACCTTCGCcgattcatccccaactttagtTCCGTGGCTCGCCCCCTCcataacctcaccaaaaaggaaaccccttggtcatggggtagcCTAGAGGAAGTAGCGTTCCAGGAGTTGAAATCCCTTGTGACCCGGTTGCCCGTCCTCATTCACTCTAACCCGGACCTCCCTTACTACCTTGAAACGGACGCATtgggagtagccatgggagccatactcagtcaacaagGCCCAGATAATCGGTTACATCCcattgcctacatgtcaaaatccttctcaGGAGCCAAAGCAaattacgacacccatgacaaggaactcctggcaatTATCAAGGCATTAGAGGAATGGCAAATTTTCCTTGAGGCAACAGACaaaccaatccaggttttcacagatcatagaaacctggaatactggatgcaggcacggacatttaacagaaggcacgcgcgttggcggatcttcctgagcgacttcaactttgagatccactattgcccagggaaacagtcaggaaaaccgGATGCTCTCTCCAGAAGATTGGATTACATTGATACGACACCAGAGCCAGAAGTCATGTTGCctgcagaagtctttgccaacacgtcagaagaagaactggaaattgtcacggagaTCCGCGCCAAGCTTAGGGAGGACCCATCCCTAGATCccattatccaattcctcacagaagatgcggacaatgCCCCCCCTTCAATTTGTAAGGCATACAgagattatgactgggaagaagacctcctCTGGTACCGCGGtaaactagttgtcccagacttGGAAACCCTGAAGGAACAACTACTCaaggaattccacgactcacCCCTGGCTGGGCACCCTGGACAGCAAAGAACCCTGGAGCTCCTaagccgcaactactggtggccgggtatgaagtcatccgccaaggaatgggtagaatgttgccctACCTTTCAAGCCAATCGCCGCGCTCACGCCCCTGTCATtgccctgaaacccttagaagttccccccttcccgttccacacaatttcctatgacttcatcacaggatttCCCAAGTCTAACGGACACGACGCAATCTTGGTAgtaattgactccttctccaagtttggacaTTTTATCCCAACTTCCAAAAAGGTCACCGCAAAGGGTCTTGCTGACTTGTTCATCActcacgtctggaaactccatggatTGCCGGTCAAAACCATCTCAGATCGGGGAACTACCTTCACCGGGAAATTCTTAAGGGCCCTCTACCAACggcttggagtcaaaccagcgttTTCCTCTGCGTACCACCCTGAATCAGACAGGCAGACAGAAAGAGTGAACCAGTTTATCAAGTTTTACCTACGCTCCTACGTAGCCGCTGACCATTCTGACTGGGCCACTTGGCTGCCTTTGGCTGAGTACgcttacaacaacgccaaacaCGCGGCAACCGGGAAAACGCCCTTCAAACTTGTCTATGGACGGAACCCGGTAATGAATCCCtccaacgtcccagccaacgtcccagaagcagatgcgGTGGCAGACACATTagcccaagaatggaaagaagccaaatcagccctcagaatgagcaaagaaTGGATGGCCAGGGACAAAGGAATAATACCGGAGTATTCAATAGGCGAAAAGGTCTGGTTAGATGGGAAGAATGTGGAACtaaggaccaattcaaataaATTGGACCCTAAACGACTTGGGCCCTTCAAAATCATCGAGAAGgtctccagccacgcctatCGTCTAGAGTTACCAGAGaccttgaaaatccatgacgtcttTTATGTTGGGTTAATCTCCAGAGTCCACGAATCCCCAAACCAGCCATTCCCGGaacaacctccccctgaaacaatagagggagaagaggaatacgaggttgagcaaatcattgactccaagcgACAACGGGGTAAATGGTTCTATTTAATAAAATGGAGAGGTTACggtccagaagacaactcctgggaacccaaggaactactggaacacagccaggaagagatcaagcgcttcaaccaggcaagactcagaaaggcttgtgacgccgccaagagcctttaa